The following are encoded in a window of Roseivirga misakiensis genomic DNA:
- a CDS encoding asparagine synthetase B — MKRILVLLVLTTIGLQGYANKILVPMDENQSNHLKAYGVAYWVLNQDEPIDWMLNYRGGSFLLPGRTGIENELIIRGVSYEMISDADAARFSKELSSPSTNMDMMRLEKVPKIAVYSPKSKMPWDDAVTLALTYAEIPYDVVYDDELIADELSTYDWLHLHHEDFTGQYGKFYATFRNYSWYIKQQKDYEAMASKHGFKKVSQLKLAIAKKIQTFVAGGGFLFAMCSATDSFDIALAADGADFIEGMFDGDPADPSAESKFDFSKTLAFENFRLRKDPMEYEFSDIDNTESRRQRALNEGNDYFKLFQFSAKWDPIPTMLTQNHINLVKGFYGQTTSFKKRVVKPDVVVMGETLSANEAKYIHGVFGKGFWTFYGGHDPEDYQHRVGEEPTDLNLFPNSPGYRLILNNILFPAAKKKKRKTE, encoded by the coding sequence ATGAAAAGAATTCTCGTACTTCTTGTTTTAACCACTATCGGGCTGCAAGGTTACGCAAATAAAATTCTCGTCCCTATGGATGAGAATCAATCCAATCACTTGAAAGCATACGGTGTAGCTTACTGGGTTTTAAATCAAGACGAACCAATTGACTGGATGTTAAATTATAGAGGTGGAAGTTTTTTATTACCTGGCAGAACGGGTATTGAAAATGAATTAATCATACGTGGAGTATCCTACGAAATGATCTCTGATGCAGACGCTGCACGCTTCTCAAAAGAGCTTTCATCGCCGTCGACTAACATGGACATGATGCGGTTAGAGAAGGTACCGAAAATAGCTGTTTACTCGCCAAAAAGTAAGATGCCTTGGGATGACGCCGTAACGCTCGCTTTGACCTATGCCGAAATCCCTTATGATGTAGTCTACGATGATGAGCTCATTGCCGATGAACTATCTACCTACGACTGGCTCCATCTTCATCACGAAGATTTTACAGGCCAATACGGAAAGTTTTATGCGACTTTTAGAAACTATAGTTGGTATATAAAGCAACAAAAAGATTACGAAGCCATGGCGAGCAAACATGGTTTCAAGAAAGTATCTCAACTGAAATTAGCCATTGCCAAGAAGATTCAGACTTTCGTGGCGGGTGGCGGTTTTCTATTTGCCATGTGTTCCGCTACAGATAGTTTTGATATTGCGCTGGCTGCCGATGGCGCTGATTTTATAGAAGGCATGTTTGATGGTGATCCTGCTGACCCTTCTGCCGAGAGTAAATTCGATTTTTCAAAAACACTGGCTTTCGAAAACTTCAGGCTAAGAAAAGACCCGATGGAATACGAATTCTCTGATATCGACAATACTGAATCTAGAAGGCAAAGGGCACTAAACGAAGGCAACGACTACTTTAAACTGTTTCAGTTTTCAGCGAAATGGGATCCAATCCCGACCATGTTAACGCAAAACCATATCAATTTGGTCAAAGGATTTTATGGTCAAACAACCTCCTTTAAAAAGCGCGTGGTTAAGCCAGATGTGGTTGTAATGGGTGAAACGCTTTCGGCTAATGAGGCCAAGTACATACACGGAGTTTTTGGTAAGGGGTTTTGGACCTTTTATGGAGGTCACGATCCGGAAGATTACCAACATAGAGTGGGTGAAGAACCAACTGATTTGAACCTCTTTCCCAACTCGCCAGGCTATAGGTTAATTTTGAACAACATTCTCTTTCCAGCAGCAAAGAAGAAAAAACGTAAGACGGAGTAA
- the miaE gene encoding tRNA-(ms[2]io[6]A)-hydroxylase: MKTNFDNNVLGLQLPTDPRWVDVANMNIEDILVDHAYCEQKAATSCISLIVQFPEKEELVSMMTEVVAEEWSHFERVVTHLRKRGFSLGKMRKDEYVLAIQGILKKGGSREAQLVEKLLLNALIEARSCERFKILHKGVKDEELQKFYYELMVSEAGHYKNFISLAKTYMPEEYVQNRWKEFLHEEAKIIQSLDVRGDRMH; the protein is encoded by the coding sequence ATGAAAACCAATTTTGATAATAATGTGCTCGGATTACAGCTTCCAACTGATCCTAGGTGGGTAGATGTAGCCAACATGAACATTGAGGATATCCTTGTAGATCATGCTTATTGTGAACAAAAAGCGGCTACTTCTTGCATTTCATTGATTGTACAATTTCCTGAAAAAGAGGAGCTAGTGAGTATGATGACTGAGGTAGTGGCAGAGGAATGGAGTCATTTTGAGCGAGTTGTAACCCACTTAAGAAAGCGTGGTTTTTCGTTAGGAAAAATGAGGAAAGACGAATATGTATTGGCTATACAAGGGATCCTGAAAAAGGGTGGGAGTAGAGAGGCGCAGCTAGTAGAAAAACTATTGCTTAACGCTCTAATAGAAGCTAGGAGCTGCGAACGTTTTAAGATTCTGCACAAAGGAGTCAAAGATGAGGAACTTCAAAAGTTCTACTATGAGCTAATGGTCTCAGAAGCAGGCCACTACAAGAACTTTATTAGTCTGGCCAAGACATATATGCCTGAAGAATATGTTCAAAACCGCTGGAAAGAGTTCTTACATGAAGAAGCCAAGATCATCCAATCTTTAGATGTTCGAGGTGATAGAATGCACTAG
- a CDS encoding DUF3078 domain-containing protein — translation MKKQLLTLLLIFSAFALQAQDADSVTIKKSGTWGVNFANVGLSNWAGGGESSLAIGTVFNTSIERIKGGSSWKNQFDFALGGAKVGEQDFRKTDDAIILLSQYSQQIKSDLSWSLTGILRTQLLDGNTFAADPINIGEEIATKISTFMAPGYLSLNLGIDKKVGEHLNISFAPAAGKFTFVLDDELSDAGAYGVDPGDKIRAEFGTNFLAVLDLPIMENISFKSTLNFFTAYDTFGNVDTNWETLLVMKVNKWFNATFGTQLIYDDDILIAQDNGNFERKIQFKHVLNFGANFALFSSN, via the coding sequence ATGAAAAAACAACTACTAACACTACTCTTAATTTTCAGTGCTTTTGCTCTTCAAGCGCAAGATGCTGATTCTGTCACAATTAAAAAATCTGGTACGTGGGGTGTAAACTTCGCCAACGTAGGTCTATCCAATTGGGCCGGTGGAGGTGAGAGCTCACTAGCGATCGGAACGGTCTTTAACACTTCTATCGAAAGAATTAAAGGTGGTTCATCGTGGAAAAATCAATTCGACTTTGCACTTGGTGGTGCTAAAGTCGGCGAACAAGATTTTAGAAAAACCGATGATGCAATTATCTTGCTTTCACAATACAGTCAACAGATAAAATCAGACTTGTCTTGGAGTTTGACTGGAATCCTTAGAACTCAGCTTTTAGATGGTAATACTTTTGCTGCCGACCCAATCAATATCGGAGAAGAAATTGCGACTAAAATATCGACGTTCATGGCACCTGGTTATCTTTCACTCAACTTAGGTATTGACAAAAAAGTCGGTGAGCACTTAAACATCTCATTTGCTCCTGCAGCGGGTAAATTCACCTTCGTATTAGATGACGAACTTTCAGACGCTGGAGCATATGGAGTTGATCCGGGCGATAAAATCAGAGCAGAGTTTGGTACTAACTTCTTGGCTGTATTAGACCTTCCGATTATGGAAAACATATCTTTCAAGAGTACACTAAACTTCTTTACAGCTTATGACACTTTCGGTAATGTAGATACCAACTGGGAGACTTTACTTGTCATGAAAGTGAATAAGTGGTTCAACGCCACCTTCGGTACGCAGCTTATTTACGACGATGATATATTAATTGCACAGGACAATGGGAACTTCGAGCGTAAAATTCAATTCAAACACGTATTGAATTTCGGTGCCAACTTTGCGTTGTTTAGCTCAAATTAA
- a CDS encoding putative porin, translating to MRNFFLIFILLSGLTQVTLAQSGLRNSESDSLLAARSRAREEAQVKKGSYSAKTTRFTYEENFKFNNIVFTNPDTIPDDLHHFTDLSKGGHLIQNLGNMGTAHRSLFFEPSKNIGRTSGYNVYNQFYTSPEQIKYYDTRSPFTDVSAAFGGGGRARTNVTFALNDTVHFNIGFNFNSIRSDKQLAFLTRGDNQVKSNDYNIFGFLRPKKLPKYLLLFNLTQFNHEVDEQGGIIDPNLENNPDTTFFGYQDANVILEDAMSSDRRGGFHIYQQYDLDSIFQVYHSLDFQEQITRYYDIYDRTDSDSLIYNEVDGQTTDTIAQRNTFREFVNEFGLKGRTKKFSYTAFYRNRLLSFDEFLADTKRTETEHYIGGTLRQQITPKIFLTASGEFLFGGGYFAEGKFTSDIFDATYSRISNRPSFLVSQFNGQQRQWNNSFDNQISDNIRGEIKLDFGKFRFRPSLRFNRIANYTYFNEDRVAAQNSNDLVLLSPGFELDWQISKKWLWKNTFYYNTVSGDAANTFRIPEFISQSQLAYRNMLFGGKMMFHGGVDLHMRSSYFGLGYDPTIQQFHLQNDFENDGFAKLDIFLNFKVQTVMIFARSNHLNQSLGLFGYQGYFITPFFTGNRQTLDIGVRWSFFD from the coding sequence GTGCGTAACTTTTTCTTGATTTTCATTCTTCTTTCTGGGCTTACCCAAGTGACTTTAGCACAAAGCGGTCTGAGAAATTCAGAAAGTGACTCTTTGTTAGCGGCTAGAAGTAGGGCTAGGGAAGAAGCGCAGGTGAAAAAAGGGAGTTATAGTGCCAAAACAACCCGTTTTACATACGAAGAAAATTTTAAGTTCAACAACATAGTATTTACTAACCCTGACACTATCCCTGATGACTTGCATCATTTTACGGATTTGTCAAAGGGAGGCCACCTCATACAGAACCTAGGGAATATGGGTACAGCGCATAGATCGCTGTTTTTTGAACCTTCTAAGAATATCGGAAGAACATCGGGTTATAATGTTTATAACCAATTTTATACATCCCCCGAGCAAATCAAATACTACGATACACGGTCTCCTTTTACCGATGTTTCCGCTGCTTTTGGTGGAGGAGGTAGGGCAAGAACCAATGTCACATTTGCCCTGAATGATACCGTACATTTCAATATCGGGTTTAACTTTAATAGCATTCGATCGGATAAACAGCTCGCTTTTCTGACAAGGGGAGACAATCAAGTAAAGAGTAATGATTACAATATTTTCGGGTTTTTGCGTCCTAAAAAATTACCCAAGTACTTATTACTCTTCAACCTGACCCAGTTTAATCACGAGGTAGATGAGCAGGGAGGTATCATTGACCCTAATCTGGAAAATAACCCGGATACGACTTTCTTCGGATATCAGGACGCTAACGTCATATTAGAAGATGCGATGAGCTCCGATCGGAGAGGTGGATTCCATATTTATCAGCAATACGACCTAGATTCTATCTTTCAGGTCTATCATTCACTAGATTTTCAAGAGCAGATCACGCGGTATTATGATATTTATGATCGAACTGATTCAGATTCATTGATTTATAATGAAGTTGATGGTCAAACCACCGATACGATCGCCCAGCGTAATACTTTTAGAGAATTTGTAAATGAATTTGGCTTAAAGGGAAGAACGAAAAAGTTCTCTTACACTGCGTTTTATAGAAATAGATTGCTCTCTTTTGACGAATTTCTGGCGGATACGAAACGAACTGAAACGGAGCATTACATAGGGGGAACACTCCGCCAGCAAATCACTCCAAAAATATTTTTAACTGCTTCTGGAGAATTCTTATTTGGTGGAGGGTATTTTGCTGAAGGGAAGTTTACAAGTGATATTTTTGATGCTACCTACAGTAGAATCAGTAACCGCCCATCGTTTTTGGTAAGCCAGTTTAATGGGCAACAAAGACAATGGAACAATAGCTTTGACAATCAGATATCTGATAATATAAGGGGAGAAATCAAACTTGATTTTGGAAAGTTTAGGTTTAGGCCTTCTTTACGATTCAACAGAATTGCAAACTATACCTATTTCAACGAAGACCGTGTCGCTGCCCAGAATTCAAATGATTTAGTACTATTATCCCCTGGTTTTGAGTTGGACTGGCAGATATCAAAAAAATGGCTTTGGAAGAATACTTTTTATTACAACACAGTATCTGGCGATGCTGCCAATACTTTTAGAATTCCTGAGTTTATTTCCCAATCCCAATTGGCGTATAGAAACATGCTTTTCGGAGGTAAGATGATGTTTCATGGTGGAGTAGATCTCCACATGAGAAGTAGTTATTTTGGATTGGGATACGATCCAACGATTCAGCAGTTTCACCTTCAAAACGACTTTGAAAACGACGGATTCGCTAAGCTGGATATCTTTTTGAACTTTAAAGTTCAGACCGTAATGATTTTTGCCCGATCAAACCACCTAAACCAGAGTTTGGGATTGTTCGGCTATCAGGGTTATTTCATAACGCCTTTTTTTACCGGCAATCGCCAAACTCTGGATATTGGTGTGAGGTGGTCTTTCTTTGATTAA
- the lpxK gene encoding tetraacyldisaccharide 4'-kinase, which translates to MKFIRMIFFPFSVLYAWIMNYRNRQFDNGQRSQTKFDRTVISVGNLSTGGTGKTPTIEFLIRLLKDEFRLATISRGYGRKTSGFRQANSEDTAETIGDEPYQFFKKFENDITVSVCEERVLAIPSLLLDDDSLEVFLLDDAYQHRQVARDFNIMLSDFNHPFYEDFVLPAGNLRESRKGAQRADAIIITKCPKDLSESVKQSIIDRVRVYNAAAPLYFSHINYLPITSVIGDRKPNYAIALLTGIAKPKLILDFLSEDFNVKSHLEYADHYRFRERDIVNIGKKLNDLNLRTLVTTEKDMVRLLPFKDHSIFKNIDLFYLPIAFEIDRPKEFKEQLFQVVEKVN; encoded by the coding sequence ATGAAGTTCATTAGAATGATATTCTTTCCATTTTCAGTGCTCTACGCATGGATAATGAACTACAGGAATCGTCAATTTGATAACGGGCAAAGAAGTCAGACTAAGTTCGATCGAACAGTCATTTCTGTTGGCAACCTTTCGACAGGTGGAACAGGTAAAACCCCGACAATCGAGTTCTTGATAAGACTTTTAAAAGACGAATTTAGGCTGGCTACCATAAGTAGAGGTTATGGCAGGAAGACTTCCGGTTTTAGACAGGCAAATTCAGAAGATACTGCTGAGACTATTGGTGATGAACCCTACCAGTTTTTCAAAAAGTTTGAAAATGACATCACTGTTTCTGTGTGTGAAGAAAGGGTTTTGGCGATTCCCTCTCTTTTATTGGATGATGATTCCTTGGAAGTCTTTTTACTTGACGATGCTTATCAGCACAGACAAGTGGCGAGAGATTTTAACATTATGCTTTCGGATTTCAATCATCCATTTTACGAAGATTTTGTCCTCCCGGCAGGAAACCTTCGGGAATCTAGAAAAGGGGCGCAGCGAGCCGATGCGATCATCATCACCAAGTGCCCAAAAGATTTGAGCGAAAGTGTTAAACAGAGTATAATAGATCGGGTAAGGGTGTACAATGCAGCAGCCCCACTTTATTTTTCACATATCAACTATTTGCCGATTACATCAGTGATCGGGGATCGAAAGCCAAACTATGCAATCGCGCTTTTAACGGGCATTGCTAAACCGAAGCTCATCTTAGATTTTCTATCGGAAGATTTTAACGTAAAGTCACATTTGGAATATGCCGATCATTATCGTTTTCGGGAAAGAGACATAGTGAATATTGGCAAAAAGTTAAATGATCTTAATCTTAGGACATTAGTGACGACGGAGAAGGATATGGTACGACTTTTGCCGTTCAAGGACCATTCTATTTTTAAAAATATTGACCTTTTTTACCTGCCGATCGCTTTCGAAATAGATCGGCCAAAAGAATTTAAAGAACAGTTGTTTCAGGTGGTAGAAAAGGTAAACTAG
- a CDS encoding Nif3-like dinuclear metal center hexameric protein produces MAKIKDVISLLENIAPRGYQENYDNAGLITGSPGTELTGVLITLDCIESVVEGAIRKNCNMIVAHHPIVFKGLKQLNGKNYVERTIIKAIKNDIAIYAIHTNLDNVDNGVNAQIAAKIGLTNTRILSPKRDTLEKLEVMVPSENTEEVLDALHAAGAGNIGQYNNCSFTINGTGRFKPLEGTNPTIGTINEDEKVNENKLELIYPSVIQGKIVSALKKAHPYEEVAYYIHSLKNSNSQIGSGMIGSLPRKMNQQEFLTYLKDKMALQVIRYTDNASDSIQKVAVCGGAGSFLLSKAKSMGADAFVTSDFKYHEFFDSEGKITIADIGHYESEVFTKELIDGFIREKFANIATYLSEVDTNPVKYF; encoded by the coding sequence ATGGCAAAAATAAAGGACGTCATTTCCTTACTAGAAAACATAGCACCTAGGGGTTATCAGGAAAACTATGATAATGCTGGTTTGATTACTGGCTCACCAGGCACAGAACTTACTGGAGTTTTAATCACGCTAGACTGTATAGAATCAGTCGTAGAGGGGGCGATTCGTAAAAACTGCAATATGATTGTTGCCCACCACCCTATTGTGTTTAAGGGCTTAAAGCAACTGAATGGTAAGAACTATGTGGAGCGGACCATCATTAAGGCGATAAAAAATGACATCGCTATTTATGCGATACATACAAATCTTGACAATGTAGATAATGGTGTGAATGCTCAGATAGCAGCGAAAATTGGTCTGACAAACACAAGAATTCTTTCTCCGAAGAGAGATACGCTAGAAAAGTTGGAAGTTATGGTTCCAAGTGAAAACACTGAGGAAGTACTCGATGCTTTACATGCCGCTGGCGCTGGTAATATAGGCCAGTACAATAATTGTAGCTTCACCATAAATGGTACCGGAAGGTTCAAACCTTTGGAAGGTACTAACCCAACGATCGGTACGATAAATGAGGATGAAAAGGTTAACGAAAATAAGTTAGAGCTGATCTATCCGAGTGTGATTCAAGGTAAAATCGTGTCTGCCCTGAAAAAGGCGCATCCGTATGAAGAGGTTGCCTATTATATTCACTCCTTAAAAAATTCTAACAGTCAAATTGGTTCTGGTATGATCGGTTCTTTGCCAAGGAAGATGAATCAACAAGAGTTTTTAACCTATTTGAAAGATAAAATGGCGCTTCAGGTGATTAGATATACCGATAATGCGTCTGATTCAATCCAAAAAGTGGCGGTTTGCGGAGGCGCTGGTAGTTTCCTTTTAAGCAAGGCAAAATCAATGGGTGCCGATGCTTTTGTGACGTCGGATTTCAAGTATCATGAGTTCTTCGATTCTGAGGGAAAAATCACAATTGCGGACATTGGGCACTATGAAAGTGAAGTCTTTACAAAAGAGCTGATAGATGGGTTTATCAGAGAAAAATTTGCTAATATTGCAACCTATTTGTCAGAGGTGGATACGAATCCAGTAAAATACTTCTAA
- a CDS encoding zinc ribbon domain-containing protein, whose amino-acid sequence MEKTVAQKLEALKNLQSIDSQLDEIKKVRGALPDEVADLEDEIAGYQTRVEKFNNELGELEENISDHKTQIKNSEGLIKKYEEQQMNVRNNREYDAITKEMELQNLEIQISEKRIKEAFAKIEVKKGEIEKTEEELSEREKDLDNKKSELEVLTKESEADEKKLLTQREKASKDIEERLLISYTKLRDNARNGLAVVPVSRGACGGCFNVVPPQRQADIRDSKKITVCEHCGRILAEVTDEIVTEEKPKRSRRKKVAS is encoded by the coding sequence ATGGAAAAAACAGTCGCACAGAAATTAGAGGCTTTAAAGAACCTACAATCAATTGATTCTCAGCTAGATGAAATTAAAAAAGTAAGAGGTGCTTTACCTGATGAGGTAGCAGATCTTGAAGATGAAATAGCTGGTTATCAGACGAGGGTAGAAAAGTTCAATAATGAACTTGGAGAGTTGGAGGAAAATATTTCTGATCACAAGACGCAAATAAAGAACTCTGAAGGGCTAATCAAGAAATACGAGGAGCAGCAAATGAACGTTCGTAACAATCGTGAGTATGACGCGATTACGAAGGAGATGGAATTGCAAAACCTTGAAATTCAGATTTCTGAAAAGAGAATAAAAGAAGCCTTTGCCAAAATTGAAGTAAAGAAAGGCGAAATCGAAAAGACTGAAGAGGAGCTTTCTGAAAGAGAAAAGGATCTTGACAACAAAAAATCTGAGTTAGAAGTATTGACTAAGGAAAGCGAAGCTGATGAGAAGAAGCTTTTAACGCAGAGAGAAAAGGCATCTAAAGACATTGAAGAAAGGCTACTGATCTCTTACACCAAACTAAGAGATAACGCCAGAAATGGTTTAGCCGTAGTTCCAGTAAGCCGTGGTGCTTGTGGTGGGTGTTTCAACGTAGTGCCTCCGCAAAGACAGGCTGATATCAGAGATAGTAAGAAAATTACTGTTTGTGAGCACTGTGGTAGAATTCTAGCTGAAGTAACTGACGAAATTGTTACTGAAGAGAAACCTAAAAGAAGTAGAAGAAAGAAAGTTGCTAGCTAA
- a CDS encoding tetratricopeptide repeat protein: protein MLLKRNLKEVEERKLLAKKDFFFIKNRWIGLIVYPFFMLFILLTANGQALKDPRLNALLGFEFDSPPLATNDIQEPLDLYYQNLSDILKAILLENDERYEQLEKQKEVRLSQLEQFKSEDNPWYGFVKAEIKLQWAFVNFKFGHDWDAFWGLRSASKAINKQNRDFPSFAPNKRTLGVLNIIFGNVPSKNQWLMKLFGLKGNVLEGIDQLENIGEAYEDISLEAKLILSMVQVYLLEDYEQADQQFSDLLTDYNLPLVQYIGALVQLKAHDAAKARELLVNSPVQFPFHDYLLAETYFQAQVYDTAISLYEKFLNEFKGNSYVKDAYLKIGMSYGLSDDLDKYESYLQLARANGNTQSEIDKNANKLIQDLPNQRPLALRIRYAIDGGFYDLAKQLIVAHEATALSRYEQLELTYRKARVNHLSGNSEEALQLYRSVIENADLISETYYGPNSFLQAGYLLRDSGNKEEALMYFEEVLKLKKHPYKASLDVKAKIAIERLDR, encoded by the coding sequence TTGTTACTGAAGAGAAACCTAAAAGAAGTAGAAGAAAGAAAGTTGCTAGCTAAAAAAGACTTTTTTTTCATAAAGAATAGATGGATAGGCTTGATAGTCTATCCATTTTTTATGCTCTTTATTCTTTTGACAGCTAACGGACAAGCGTTGAAAGATCCTCGCTTAAACGCGCTACTTGGTTTCGAATTTGACTCTCCCCCACTTGCCACAAATGATATTCAAGAGCCACTAGATCTTTACTACCAAAACCTAAGCGATATACTAAAGGCTATTCTTTTAGAAAATGACGAACGGTATGAACAGCTCGAAAAACAAAAAGAGGTAAGACTAAGTCAGCTTGAACAATTCAAATCCGAAGATAACCCGTGGTATGGTTTCGTGAAGGCCGAAATTAAACTGCAATGGGCCTTTGTAAATTTCAAGTTTGGGCATGATTGGGATGCTTTTTGGGGATTGAGAAGTGCCTCTAAGGCCATAAATAAACAGAATAGAGATTTCCCTTCGTTTGCACCGAACAAGAGAACACTCGGTGTTCTGAATATCATCTTTGGGAATGTACCTAGCAAAAACCAATGGTTGATGAAGCTTTTCGGCTTAAAAGGCAATGTTTTGGAAGGAATCGATCAGTTAGAGAATATTGGCGAAGCTTATGAAGATATTTCATTGGAAGCCAAACTCATACTCAGTATGGTTCAAGTGTACCTTTTGGAAGATTATGAACAGGCAGATCAACAATTTTCCGACTTATTGACTGATTACAATCTACCGCTAGTTCAGTATATAGGAGCGCTCGTGCAATTGAAGGCGCATGATGCCGCTAAGGCCAGAGAATTACTTGTAAACAGTCCTGTCCAGTTTCCCTTCCATGATTATTTACTGGCAGAGACTTATTTTCAAGCACAAGTATATGATACAGCAATTTCTCTGTATGAAAAATTCCTAAATGAATTTAAAGGGAATAGTTATGTCAAAGATGCCTACCTCAAAATAGGGATGTCTTATGGTCTATCAGATGACTTAGACAAGTATGAGTCCTATTTACAACTAGCTCGAGCAAACGGGAATACACAATCTGAAATAGACAAAAATGCGAATAAGTTAATTCAAGATTTACCCAATCAAAGACCTTTGGCATTACGCATTCGATACGCTATTGACGGAGGGTTTTATGACTTAGCTAAACAGCTTATCGTGGCGCACGAGGCAACAGCATTATCTAGATATGAACAATTAGAACTAACCTACAGAAAGGCTCGCGTAAACCATCTTTCGGGTAATAGCGAGGAAGCACTCCAGCTTTATAGATCAGTGATAGAGAATGCAGATTTAATTTCAGAAACTTATTACGGTCCAAATTCATTTTTACAGGCTGGTTATCTACTTCGAGATAGTGGTAATAAAGAAGAGGCGCTCATGTATTTTGAAGAAGTCCTTAAACTCAAAAAGCACCCTTACAAAGCTAGTCTAGATGTAAAAGCAAAAATCGCTATTGAACGCTTAGACCGTTAA
- a CDS encoding histidine phosphatase family protein codes for MTKKIYLTRHGQTDFNKQGIVQGSGIDSDLNETGQAQAAAFFHAYEHVSFDKVYVSGLKRTHQSVKGFLDKHPSEVLPDLNEISWGKKEGVPVDQEGEAYYQAMINSWKEGQVDVRIEGGESPLEVAERMKRALKHILSQPNEDTILICMHGRAMRVMLSVMLNYPLKCMDMFEHSNLCLYELVFTGQMFKVESYNNTDHLNGLSVQ; via the coding sequence ATGACCAAAAAAATATACCTAACCCGGCACGGACAGACTGATTTCAATAAACAAGGCATTGTTCAGGGAAGTGGAATTGATTCAGATTTGAACGAAACGGGTCAAGCGCAGGCAGCGGCATTTTTTCATGCCTATGAGCATGTTTCGTTCGATAAGGTTTATGTCTCGGGCCTAAAAAGGACGCACCAGTCTGTCAAAGGTTTTCTAGATAAACATCCATCCGAAGTATTACCAGATTTAAATGAGATTAGCTGGGGAAAGAAAGAAGGTGTACCCGTAGACCAAGAAGGCGAGGCTTACTATCAGGCTATGATTAATTCTTGGAAGGAAGGTCAGGTCGATGTACGAATCGAGGGCGGTGAAAGTCCTTTGGAAGTGGCAGAGCGTATGAAACGTGCGCTAAAGCATATTCTAAGTCAGCCTAACGAGGATACAATCTTGATCTGTATGCATGGGCGTGCTATGCGTGTTATGTTAAGCGTGATGCTCAATTATCCATTAAAGTGCATGGACATGTTCGAGCATTCAAATCTTTGTCTATACGAATTGGTGTTTACAGGACAAATGTTCAAGGTAGAGTCTTACAACAATACCGATCATCTTAACGGTCTAAGCGTTCAATAG
- a CDS encoding hotdog fold thioesterase, whose product MFQTGVTLEMVNAMSKNTLVEHLGIEVTEIGKDFIEAKMPVDQRTHQPMGLLHGGASVVLAETLGSIAGTLTLNNAEQHCVGLEINANHIKSARNGFVLGRTTPVHIGKRTQIWEIKITNDADELVCISRLTLAVIDKK is encoded by the coding sequence ATGTTCCAAACTGGGGTAACGCTCGAAATGGTGAATGCAATGAGTAAGAATACGCTCGTTGAGCATCTTGGTATTGAGGTTACCGAAATAGGTAAAGACTTCATTGAAGCCAAAATGCCCGTCGACCAAAGAACTCATCAACCGATGGGTCTTCTTCATGGTGGAGCTTCTGTTGTTTTAGCCGAAACCCTTGGAAGTATTGCTGGTACTTTAACATTGAACAATGCGGAACAACATTGCGTTGGTTTAGAAATAAATGCAAATCATATAAAAAGTGCCAGAAACGGCTTTGTGTTAGGTAGAACTACTCCAGTGCACATTGGTAAGCGAACCCAAATTTGGGAGATAAAAATTACTAATGACGCTGATGAATTAGTCTGCATAAGTCGGTTGACACTAGCTGTTATAGATAAGAAATGA